Proteins from a single region of Nitrospinaceae bacterium:
- a CDS encoding sulfurtransferase → MTSPLVSSSWLEAHLDDPKVFVIEVTSSPEDTEYRKAHIPGAVWRFWKALCWHDTDRQFPEPNEMARRLGEMGVPDDATIVLYGDPVQFGSYAFWALTMGGARNLRLLDGGRTGWLKSGRPVTTDIPSYSATQYTPGAGDSSMRMGRDEVRDGLGKAGRFMLDVRSPEEYSGERVMPPPNFDHGAERKGRIPGAKSLFYRNVVNEDDTYKSEAELRTLFESAGVLEAKEVVSYCRLSHRATLVWVAMEHILGIKGTRIYDGSWTEWGSIVGFPIEK, encoded by the coding sequence ATGACCAGCCCGCTGGTTTCCTCCTCCTGGCTGGAGGCGCATCTCGATGACCCGAAAGTGTTTGTTATCGAGGTCACATCCTCGCCAGAGGACACCGAATACAGAAAAGCCCATATTCCCGGCGCCGTTTGGCGCTTCTGGAAGGCGTTGTGTTGGCACGATACGGATCGCCAGTTCCCTGAGCCCAATGAAATGGCCCGGCGGCTGGGGGAGATGGGTGTTCCCGATGATGCCACCATCGTTTTGTATGGCGACCCGGTCCAGTTTGGCTCCTATGCCTTCTGGGCGCTCACAATGGGCGGGGCCAGAAATCTTCGTCTACTTGATGGCGGCCGCACCGGTTGGCTGAAAAGCGGACGCCCGGTGACGACCGATATACCCAGCTATTCCGCCACCCAGTACACCCCCGGCGCGGGCGACTCGTCCATGCGTATGGGGCGTGATGAAGTGCGTGATGGTCTCGGCAAGGCCGGTCGGTTTATGCTCGATGTCCGCTCCCCAGAGGAATACAGCGGCGAGCGTGTTATGCCGCCCCCCAATTTCGACCATGGGGCCGAACGCAAAGGGCGCATTCCTGGCGCGAAGTCTCTTTTTTACCGGAATGTCGTGAACGAGGACGATACCTACAAGAGCGAGGCTGAGCTACGCACGTTGTTTGAGTCCGCAGGTGTTCTTGAGGCGAAAGAGGTTGTTTCCTATTGCCGCCTAAGCCACAGGGCCACCCTCGTGTGGGTTGCCATGGAGCATATCCTCGGCATCAAGGGCACCCGCATCTATGACGGCTCGTGGACCGAGTGGGGGAGTATCGTCGGTTTTCCGATCGAAAAGTAG
- a CDS encoding LLM class flavin-dependent oxidoreductase, which translates to MEFGLMLRGQFEQGEDMGARFMELMEQARVADKLGYASITKGSHYSAYPLQDFQQLPFLTRVSAEAPNVRLNAGIVLLSLHKPLDLAEQLASMDVMSGGRVIFGAGLGYREVEFRAFGSTQGERVQRFIENLEAIKRLWTEEKVSMKASHFELLEASCPLKPHQKPHPPIWIGANSDPGIRRAAQLGDCWYINPHNRLDTTFRQMDVYKQALDELGKPFPEELPMRREVFVAASREEAIRICRPYLEIKYKSYHQWGQDKAMPEGDNNLGLEFDELLRDRFVLGSPDEVAEQILSLSKGLGVNHLIMSIQWPGMPQSLVLDTMHILAEDVLPKVREGE; encoded by the coding sequence ATGGAATTTGGTCTCATGTTGCGCGGCCAGTTCGAGCAGGGTGAAGACATGGGCGCGCGCTTTATGGAGTTGATGGAGCAGGCGCGCGTTGCCGATAAATTGGGTTATGCCTCAATCACCAAGGGCTCGCACTACAGCGCCTACCCGCTTCAGGATTTCCAGCAACTCCCCTTTCTGACCCGTGTTTCTGCCGAGGCACCAAATGTGCGCCTCAACGCGGGGATCGTCCTTCTCTCGCTCCACAAGCCACTCGACTTGGCTGAACAACTCGCCTCGATGGATGTGATGTCGGGAGGAAGGGTTATTTTCGGGGCGGGCCTTGGCTACCGCGAGGTCGAGTTCCGGGCCTTCGGGAGCACGCAGGGCGAGCGTGTCCAGCGCTTTATCGAAAATTTAGAGGCCATCAAGCGGCTCTGGACCGAGGAAAAAGTATCGATGAAGGCGTCTCATTTCGAGTTGCTAGAGGCCTCGTGCCCATTGAAGCCGCATCAAAAGCCCCACCCTCCGATATGGATTGGTGCGAACAGCGACCCAGGCATTCGCCGCGCCGCCCAATTGGGTGACTGCTGGTACATCAACCCGCACAATCGTCTCGACACGACCTTCCGGCAGATGGACGTCTACAAGCAGGCGCTCGATGAACTCGGCAAGCCGTTTCCCGAGGAGCTTCCCATGCGCCGGGAGGTATTCGTCGCTGCCTCGCGCGAGGAGGCCATTCGCATCTGTCGGCCCTATCTCGAAATCAAATACAAGTCCTATCACCAATGGGGCCAGGACAAGGCTATGCCCGAGGGGGACAACAATCTCGGTCTCGAATTCGACGAGCTTCTCCGCGACCGCTTCGTGCTGGGCTCGCCGGACGAGGTGGCCGAGCAGATTTTGTCGCTGTCTAAAGGGCTTGGCGTGAATCATCTCATCATGAGCATTCAGTGGCCGGGCATGCCGCAGAGCCTGGTGCTCGACACGATGCATATTCTGGCCGAGGACGTGCTGCCCAAGGTCCGGGAGGGGGAGTAG
- a CDS encoding CocE/NonD family hydrolase, with protein MSRNIEPDVDPDRIRTVHPAAWPQWPYDEPPKVRERSEPRHAITSDMDLLIPMRDGVHLAADVYRPRSSGQKFPVLLSLSPYTRGLQLTDVLLNQNEAGITQFWVPRGYVHLIVDVRGTNDSGGSYDDKGEKEQADYVDLIEWAAAQPWSNGSVGMMGCSYFAESQVLAATHQPDALKAIFPYDAFTDLYRNRNYHGGIPYSGFMWNWFSSVANLNLGGERVADPSGINKMIREGICFERPLDSDYYKTRSPFYDLDKIKIPTYFGCDWDFWWLHLPGVFDGWEGVGDIPKKMLVGPRPRPWRPFSAYHEEALRWYDQWLKGMDTGVMEGPPIQLYIQGEERWRGEDTWPIARGQWRRFHLGGPAGGLEGTLSESPDGGGERSYVNDPLGEGWRYGKPRLVYRSGPVDAPLEITGPLSLRLVARSSAEDTDWLVSFADEGPDGDFRILTSGWLRASHRALDAERSKPGRPFHPHTNPKSLTPGAEEVFEIGLVPTCNVFQPGHRLRLEISSCASAAERRNFHDTLLIRAENTVLEGRDASSLDVMVIPR; from the coding sequence ATGAGCCGAAATATTGAGCCCGATGTTGATCCTGATCGTATCCGCACGGTACATCCCGCCGCGTGGCCGCAATGGCCCTATGATGAGCCGCCCAAGGTTAGAGAGCGCTCAGAGCCCCGCCATGCCATCACCTCGGATATGGACCTGCTCATTCCGATGCGCGACGGCGTTCATCTTGCGGCGGACGTTTACCGCCCCCGCAGCTCGGGGCAAAAATTCCCCGTTCTGCTTTCGCTCTCGCCCTACACGAGAGGGCTTCAGCTCACCGACGTGCTGCTCAATCAAAACGAGGCGGGCATCACCCAGTTCTGGGTTCCCCGCGGATATGTTCACCTCATCGTGGACGTTCGGGGCACCAACGATTCCGGGGGAAGCTATGACGACAAGGGAGAAAAAGAGCAGGCCGATTATGTCGATCTGATTGAATGGGCGGCTGCCCAGCCCTGGTCAAACGGTTCGGTCGGTATGATGGGCTGCTCGTATTTTGCAGAATCTCAGGTGCTGGCAGCCACGCATCAGCCCGATGCGCTCAAAGCGATCTTTCCCTATGACGCTTTCACCGATCTCTATCGCAACCGAAATTATCACGGGGGGATCCCCTATAGCGGGTTCATGTGGAACTGGTTCTCCTCGGTGGCGAACCTAAACCTCGGCGGCGAGCGGGTGGCCGATCCCTCGGGCATCAACAAGATGATCCGCGAGGGCATATGTTTCGAGCGCCCGCTGGACAGCGATTACTACAAGACGCGCTCGCCCTTCTATGATCTTGATAAAATCAAGATTCCTACCTATTTCGGCTGCGACTGGGATTTCTGGTGGCTCCACCTGCCGGGCGTGTTCGACGGCTGGGAGGGAGTGGGGGACATCCCCAAGAAGATGCTTGTCGGCCCCCGGCCCCGGCCCTGGCGACCGTTCAGCGCCTACCACGAGGAGGCACTGCGCTGGTACGATCAATGGCTCAAAGGCATGGACACCGGGGTGATGGAGGGCCCGCCCATTCAGCTCTACATTCAGGGCGAGGAGCGCTGGCGGGGCGAGGATACCTGGCCCATCGCGCGGGGGCAGTGGCGCAGATTCCATCTTGGCGGCCCGGCGGGCGGACTTGAGGGCACGCTGTCCGAGTCTCCTGATGGCGGCGGAGAGCGAAGCTATGTAAACGATCCCCTGGGCGAGGGCTGGCGATATGGCAAACCTCGGTTGGTTTATCGCTCGGGGCCCGTGGACGCCCCGCTTGAAATCACGGGTCCGCTCTCGCTCCGGCTTGTGGCCCGCTCCTCTGCTGAGGACACCGATTGGCTCGTCTCGTTTGCAGACGAGGGGCCGGATGGGGATTTTCGAATTTTAACGAGCGGCTGGCTTCGCGCCTCCCACCGGGCGCTGGACGCGGAGCGCTCAAAACCGGGTCGACCCTTTCACCCGCACACGAACCCCAAGTCCCTTACACCGGGAGCCGAGGAAGTATTCGAGATCGGCCTCGTTCCTACCTGCAATGTATTTCAGCCGGGCCACAGGCTGCGGCTTGAGATTTCAAGTTGCGCCTCGGCGGCCGAAAGAAGGAACTTTCATGACACCCTGCTTATTCGGGCGGAGAACACCGTCCTTGAGGGCCGGGATGCCTCCAGTCTCGATGTGATGGTGATACCGCGATAG
- a CDS encoding CocE/NonD family hydrolase — protein MSIINNSNWDPDRIRHMHPAVWPQWPFNEPPKTRERSEPSYNISSDLDLMLPMRDGVRLATDVYRPRAAGQRFPALISMSPYTRGLQLTEVPIGQNEAGITEFWVPRGYAHVIVDCRGSNDSEGSYDDKAEKEQADYIDLIEWCAEQPWCNGSVGMIGCSYFALVQLLAATHQPEALKAIFPYDGYTDMYRHRSTHGGVPHMGFSSSWFSAVANLNFTSGRLEDPSGLQHMFKDGLSLTHPFDGEQYQKRSPGPNLDKINIPVYFGCDWSFWWLHLAGVFTGWEGVGDVPKRMLVGPQPRPRRPFGAYHEEALRWYDQWLKGMDTGVMEGPPIQLHIRGEGHWRGEEEWPLKRSEWTRFYLGGPSGTSEGTITDSPGSGGERTYSPDVFQSEWRLGGPKLIYRSGPVEAPVEITGPLSLHLVARSSAEDFDWFIAFMDEAPDGSAQILTRGWLRASHRELDEARSKPGRPWHPHLRSVPLTPGQEETFEIELIPTCNVFQPGHRLRIEIASNGSILDRPGFHEALPVKADVTVLEGAEGSYLYAPVIPAG, from the coding sequence ATGAGCATAATCAATAATTCGAATTGGGACCCTGACCGCATCAGGCACATGCACCCGGCCGTCTGGCCCCAGTGGCCTTTCAATGAGCCGCCTAAAACGCGCGAGCGCTCGGAGCCCAGCTATAATATCTCCTCGGATCTTGACCTGATGCTCCCCATGCGCGATGGGGTGCGTCTTGCCACCGATGTCTATCGCCCCCGCGCCGCAGGTCAGAGGTTCCCGGCGCTTATCTCGATGTCGCCCTACACCAGGGGGCTCCAGCTCACGGAGGTGCCCATTGGCCAGAACGAGGCGGGTATCACCGAGTTCTGGGTGCCGAGGGGTTATGCCCACGTGATTGTAGATTGCCGGGGATCGAATGATTCCGAGGGCAGCTACGATGACAAGGCGGAAAAAGAGCAGGCCGACTACATAGATCTTATCGAGTGGTGCGCCGAGCAACCCTGGTGCAACGGTTCGGTGGGTATGATCGGCTGCTCGTATTTCGCACTGGTCCAGCTTCTGGCAGCCACGCACCAGCCCGAGGCGCTCAAAGCAATCTTTCCCTATGATGGCTATACCGACATGTACCGCCATCGCTCGACGCATGGCGGTGTTCCTCATATGGGATTCTCCTCATCGTGGTTCAGCGCGGTGGCCAACCTGAATTTCACCAGCGGGCGGCTTGAGGACCCCTCGGGTCTTCAACATATGTTTAAAGATGGCCTCTCGCTCACCCATCCGTTCGATGGCGAGCAATACCAGAAACGGTCCCCTGGCCCAAATCTCGATAAGATCAATATCCCCGTTTATTTCGGGTGCGACTGGTCATTTTGGTGGCTCCACCTCGCCGGGGTGTTCACGGGCTGGGAAGGGGTGGGGGATGTGCCCAAGCGCATGTTAGTGGGCCCGCAGCCCAGGCCACGCCGCCCCTTCGGGGCTTATCATGAAGAGGCGCTCCGGTGGTACGACCAGTGGCTCAAGGGAATGGACACCGGGGTGATGGAGGGCCCCCCCATTCAGCTCCACATCAGAGGCGAGGGGCACTGGCGCGGCGAGGAGGAGTGGCCTTTAAAGCGCTCGGAGTGGACCCGTTTTTATCTGGGAGGTCCATCAGGTACCTCGGAGGGAACGATTACGGACTCGCCGGGCAGCGGCGGGGAGCGCACCTACTCGCCCGATGTTTTTCAAAGCGAGTGGCGGCTTGGTGGACCAAAGCTTATTTATCGCTCCGGGCCGGTGGAGGCGCCAGTCGAAATTACAGGGCCTCTCTCGCTTCACCTTGTGGCGCGCTCTAGCGCCGAGGATTTTGACTGGTTCATCGCCTTCATGGATGAAGCCCCCGACGGCTCCGCTCAGATACTTACAAGGGGTTGGCTGCGCGCCTCGCATCGCGAGCTTGACGAGGCACGCTCCAAACCCGGCAGGCCGTGGCATCCCCATCTGCGCTCGGTGCCGCTCACACCTGGCCAGGAGGAGACATTTGAAATTGAGTTGATCCCCACCTGCAACGTATTCCAGCCAGGCCATAGGCTGAGAATAGAAATCGCCAGCAACGGCTCCATTCTCGATAGGCCTGGTTTTCATGAGGCGCTTCCGGTCAAGGCGGACGTTACGGTTCTTGAGGGAGCGGAGGGCTCCTATCTGTATGCGCCGGTGATACCCGCAGGCTAG
- a CDS encoding aminotransferase class III-fold pyridoxal phosphate-dependent enzyme, translating to MPKPTAPSSLENSYIEALPASQALFERAQKIFPDGVTHDSRRMKPFPIYVERAEGALKWDADGNRYIDYWMGHGALLFGQNPPHVRDAVRDQAMRGTHYGACHEKEVEWGEWVCRLVPCAERVRFTASGTEATHMALRLARAFTGKSRAVKFAGHFHGWHEGLEIGVRAPYTAEPEAGQLSGVVDEVTVCPLDDIGAVRGALSGNDVAAVILEPTGPHFGTVPVSKEYLEALREETTKAGAVLIFDEVVTGFRVAPGGAQEFYGVVPDLSSFAKILAGGLPGGCVAGRADIMRHLETKETPEETHATKIPHHGTFNANPLSAAAGVAMLASIADGSAIRTANEAAAALRRGMNEILAQEKIAWKVYGEHSDWKFFFGADAPPKGGDDQSVADVPWEKLNAKFPEKSRTLRQAFILHGIDFNGDRALTGTVHTQGIVEETLACFAESARMLKKEGLA from the coding sequence ATGCCAAAACCGACCGCCCCATCGAGCCTCGAGAACAGTTACATCGAGGCGCTTCCCGCCTCCCAGGCGCTATTTGAACGCGCACAAAAGATATTCCCGGACGGCGTCACCCACGACAGCCGGCGAATGAAACCCTTTCCAATCTATGTCGAGCGGGCCGAGGGGGCCCTCAAGTGGGATGCCGACGGCAACCGCTACATAGATTATTGGATGGGCCACGGAGCGTTGCTGTTCGGCCAGAATCCGCCGCATGTTCGGGACGCCGTACGCGATCAGGCCATGCGGGGCACCCACTACGGCGCCTGCCATGAAAAAGAGGTCGAGTGGGGCGAGTGGGTCTGCCGGTTGGTTCCCTGCGCCGAGCGGGTGCGCTTCACGGCCTCGGGCACCGAGGCCACCCACATGGCGCTGCGCCTCGCGCGAGCCTTCACCGGAAAATCGCGAGCCGTGAAATTCGCGGGCCACTTTCACGGCTGGCACGAGGGCCTTGAGATCGGGGTGCGCGCGCCCTACACGGCAGAGCCCGAGGCGGGCCAACTCTCAGGGGTGGTGGACGAGGTTACGGTATGTCCGCTGGACGATATCGGGGCCGTGCGCGGGGCCCTGTCGGGCAATGACGTTGCCGCTGTCATTCTAGAGCCCACGGGGCCGCATTTTGGGACGGTGCCGGTTTCAAAAGAATACCTAGAGGCGCTTCGAGAGGAGACGACGAAAGCCGGGGCGGTTTTGATCTTCGATGAGGTGGTCACGGGCTTCCGAGTCGCCCCCGGCGGGGCGCAGGAATTTTATGGCGTCGTGCCCGACCTTTCGAGCTTTGCGAAAATTCTCGCGGGGGGACTTCCCGGCGGCTGCGTCGCAGGCCGGGCGGATATCATGCGCCACCTCGAAACAAAAGAAACACCTGAGGAGACGCACGCGACGAAAATCCCCCACCACGGCACTTTTAACGCCAATCCCCTCTCGGCCGCCGCCGGTGTGGCCATGCTCGCATCCATCGCCGATGGCTCGGCAATTCGCACCGCCAACGAGGCCGCCGCCGCCCTGCGGCGCGGGATGAACGAAATTCTCGCGCAGGAAAAAATCGCCTGGAAGGTGTACGGGGAGCACAGCGACTGGAAATTTTTCTTTGGCGCCGACGCGCCGCCCAAGGGCGGGGATGATCAGTCCGTCGCCGATGTTCCCTGGGAAAAACTAAACGCCAAGTTCCCCGAGAAAAGCCGCACGCTCCGACAGGCCTTCATCCTTCACGGGATCGATTTTAATGGCGACCGCGCCCTCACCGGCACCGTCCACACACAGGGCATCGTCGAGGAGACGCTGGCCTGTTTTGCCGAGTCAGCGCGAATGCTGAAAAAGGAAGGTCTTGCTTAA
- a CDS encoding aminotransferase class I/II-fold pyridoxal phosphate-dependent enzyme, whose amino-acid sequence MVHISKNVQSVAGGERAKYMTTHRPPDMVRLESGTPNFPTPPHINEAAKQALDDGFTFYAPGYGDPEFLKSVCEKMYAETGAEYTPKDVFATNGASSGIYTVMTAFLDPGDEAIFMDPTFSLYLHVVRQLGAKPVLVPHNAEYQLDVEAVRAAITDRTRLVLICNPNNPTGVVYKREDLAALVELCAEKDILLVSDEAYEKILQPGYEHVPLLSFTEHKERLILLNTLSKTYSMTGWRVGYIVTPPELTSLLFGIHRSINGPICSFGQRAGAAALRGSQQCVADMATEYFKRGSLMHKMALDIPGMIPVTPQGGFYLWVRYEFPLTSKEVAQLVWDANVALRSGSEFGATGENHLRFTYSVDESTIEEGMRIVGEVFKQLG is encoded by the coding sequence ATGGTACATATCTCAAAAAACGTCCAGAGCGTTGCCGGCGGCGAGCGGGCCAAATATATGACCACGCACCGCCCACCCGACATGGTCCGCCTCGAATCGGGCACACCTAACTTCCCCACCCCGCCGCACATCAATGAGGCGGCCAAGCAAGCTCTCGACGACGGCTTCACCTTCTACGCCCCCGGCTACGGGGACCCCGAGTTCCTCAAATCCGTCTGCGAGAAAATGTACGCAGAGACGGGAGCGGAATACACGCCTAAAGATGTATTCGCCACCAACGGCGCAAGCTCAGGGATTTACACCGTAATGACAGCCTTCCTCGACCCGGGGGATGAGGCCATCTTCATGGACCCGACCTTCTCGCTTTATCTTCACGTTGTTCGCCAGCTCGGGGCCAAGCCCGTCCTCGTGCCCCACAACGCCGAATACCAGCTCGATGTCGAGGCCGTGCGCGCCGCCATAACGGATAGAACGCGCCTCGTGCTCATCTGCAACCCGAACAACCCGACCGGCGTCGTCTACAAAAGAGAAGACCTTGCCGCTCTCGTCGAGCTATGCGCCGAAAAGGATATTCTCCTTGTATCGGATGAGGCCTATGAGAAAATCCTTCAGCCGGGCTACGAGCATGTGCCCCTTCTCTCGTTCACCGAGCACAAGGAGCGCCTCATCCTCCTCAATACGCTCTCGAAAACCTACTCGATGACCGGCTGGCGGGTGGGCTACATCGTCACGCCGCCGGAGCTCACCTCGCTTCTTTTCGGCATCCATCGCTCGATCAACGGACCAATCTGCTCATTCGGCCAGCGCGCCGGGGCCGCCGCCCTCCGGGGCTCGCAGCAGTGCGTCGCCGACATGGCCACCGAATACTTCAAGCGCGGCAGCCTCATGCACAAAATGGCGCTGGATATCCCGGGCATGATCCCCGTCACCCCACAGGGCGGTTTTTATCTTTGGGTGCGCTATGAATTCCCCCTCACCTCAAAAGAGGTGGCCCAGCTCGTCTGGGATGCGAACGTCGCCCTGCGAAGCGGCTCGGAATTTGGCGCCACAGGCGAGAACCATCTTCGCTTCACCTACTCGGTGGACGAGTCCACTATCGAGGAAGGGATGCGCATAGTCGGCGAAGTGTTCAAACAGCTGGGCTGA
- a CDS encoding threonine synthase, translating into MFSALKGHKSLETGKLVDDLEHPFTCPETGGALQGLYDLQWIGANVDRDEVARRPKGIWRWSELLPVRDPKNVVSLHEGDTPLLHAERLGAELGLDRLFILDESRNPTGSFKDRGGSVTISKCREVGVEQIILASSGNAAACFAAYCAKGGLEYIGLVRDDSSMVHCVQVGAYGSLTLIAEGDMRDGARLAEEASKELGALHATLPRNLYRVEGKKTAAFEIAEALGWQAPDRVICPTAGGTMTLAMEQGFKEIFELGWIDRMPRIDIVQTDGCAPILRALESGGKVEPWGPPTTKSAGLTSPAPACGDRVADIVRKSEGEGVEVTDEMNLQAEFMIGAKEGLFLQPASAAGVASLFSGARKTKVERDETVVCIGTGTGKNAPEVTGEALGELGRIPANVDAFMEARNSWMAGKK; encoded by the coding sequence TTGTTCAGCGCGCTAAAAGGGCATAAGAGCCTTGAGACCGGAAAACTGGTGGACGACCTGGAGCACCCCTTCACCTGCCCCGAGACGGGCGGAGCCCTTCAGGGTCTCTATGACCTCCAATGGATTGGCGCCAATGTGGATCGCGACGAGGTGGCCCGCCGCCCGAAGGGAATTTGGCGCTGGTCCGAGCTTCTGCCGGTGCGCGATCCGAAGAATGTGGTCTCGCTCCACGAGGGAGATACCCCGCTGCTCCATGCCGAGCGGTTAGGGGCCGAGCTGGGTCTCGATCGCCTATTCATTCTCGATGAATCCCGCAACCCGACAGGCTCGTTCAAGGACCGGGGCGGCTCGGTGACGATCAGTAAATGCCGTGAGGTGGGGGTGGAGCAGATTATTCTCGCCTCATCGGGCAATGCGGCGGCGTGTTTTGCCGCCTATTGTGCCAAGGGGGGGCTTGAGTACATCGGCCTCGTGCGCGACGACAGCTCGATGGTCCACTGCGTTCAGGTGGGGGCCTATGGCTCGCTCACACTCATCGCCGAGGGCGATATGAGGGACGGCGCGCGGCTGGCCGAGGAGGCCTCAAAAGAATTGGGTGCGCTTCACGCCACACTGCCCCGAAATCTCTACCGGGTTGAAGGCAAAAAAACGGCGGCGTTTGAGATTGCCGAGGCGCTCGGCTGGCAGGCCCCTGATAGGGTCATTTGCCCCACGGCGGGCGGCACGATGACCCTCGCCATGGAGCAGGGCTTTAAAGAAATCTTCGAGCTTGGCTGGATCGATCGGATGCCGCGCATCGACATCGTGCAGACCGACGGCTGCGCGCCCATCCTCCGGGCATTGGAGTCGGGCGGCAAGGTCGAGCCCTGGGGGCCGCCCACGACGAAATCCGCCGGCCTCACCAGCCCTGCGCCCGCTTGTGGCGACCGGGTGGCGGACATCGTGAGAAAGAGCGAGGGCGAGGGTGTCGAGGTGACCGACGAGATGAACCTCCAGGCCGAGTTCATGATTGGCGCAAAGGAAGGTCTTTTCCTCCAGCCTGCGTCTGCCGCAGGTGTGGCGAGTCTTTTTTCAGGCGCGCGAAAAACCAAGGTCGAGCGCGATGAAACCGTAGTCTGCATCGGCACCGGCACCGGTAAGAACGCCCCCGAGGTGACGGGCGAGGCGCTTGGTGAACTTGGGCGCATCCCCGCGAATGTTGATGCCTTCATGGAAGCGCGCAACAGCTGGATGGCCGGGAAGAAGTAG
- a CDS encoding OsmC family protein, with amino-acid sequence MMSNVLEFCQNMKIPIESFSIRMEGLRDVNPSRISEINAIIDLNGDVPEERRATLMRVAKGCRIHNTLTRPPKIEVSLSVNEVKSA; translated from the coding sequence ATGATGTCCAACGTTCTGGAGTTTTGCCAGAACATGAAAATCCCGATAGAGAGCTTTTCGATTCGGATGGAGGGTTTGCGCGATGTGAACCCTTCGCGAATATCCGAGATCAACGCGATTATTGATCTCAACGGCGATGTTCCCGAGGAGCGCCGCGCTACCCTGATGCGGGTGGCGAAGGGATGCCGAATTCACAATACGCTTACGAGGCCCCCGAAAATTGAGGTGAGCCTCTCTGTCAACGAGGTCAAATCGGCCTAG
- a CDS encoding TVP38/TMEM64 family protein, with translation MPEFLKRFAPLVVLAAGLGAFFALGLDRYLSFGALRENRFLLIGLVEAYGFAAAVAYMVLYAAVVAFSIPGGLVMSISGGFLFGALWGTLYIVVGATVGATILFIIAKTVLGDFLRAKAGPWLKKMEAGFQRDALSYLLVLRLVPIFPFFVVNLVPAFLGVRLSTYVIGTFVGVIPGTFVFASVGAGLGSIFDGGGEFSLSGIMTPEIVTALVGLGVLSLIPVAYKRFKGI, from the coding sequence ATGCCGGAATTTTTAAAACGCTTTGCGCCGCTAGTGGTTTTGGCGGCAGGGCTGGGCGCTTTTTTCGCGCTCGGGCTTGATCGCTACCTGAGCTTTGGGGCGTTGCGCGAGAATCGCTTTTTGCTCATCGGGCTGGTCGAGGCCTACGGTTTTGCGGCGGCGGTTGCGTACATGGTTCTCTACGCGGCTGTCGTCGCTTTTTCCATTCCCGGCGGGCTGGTGATGAGTATCTCCGGGGGATTTCTCTTCGGCGCCCTTTGGGGGACGCTCTATATCGTTGTGGGTGCGACGGTCGGGGCGACGATTCTTTTCATCATCGCGAAAACGGTGTTGGGTGATTTTCTGCGTGCGAAGGCGGGGCCCTGGCTGAAAAAAATGGAGGCCGGTTTCCAGCGCGACGCGCTGAGCTATCTGCTCGTGTTGAGGCTCGTGCCGATTTTTCCGTTTTTCGTGGTGAACCTGGTCCCCGCTTTTTTGGGGGTACGGCTCTCAACCTATGTTATCGGAACCTTTGTCGGGGTCATCCCCGGCACCTTTGTCTTCGCCTCGGTGGGTGCGGGACTCGGGAGCATCTTCGATGGGGGAGGCGAATTCTCTCTTTCGGGGATCATGACGCCCGAGATTGTCACCGCCCTCGTGGGGCTCGGTGTGTTGTCTCTGATTCCGGTGGCCTACAAGCGCTTCAAGGGAATCTAA